A part of Chlorocebus sabaeus isolate Y175 chromosome 4, mChlSab1.0.hap1, whole genome shotgun sequence genomic DNA contains:
- the PELO gene encoding protein pelota homolog, with protein sequence MKLVRKNIEKDNAGQVTLVPEEPEDMWHTYNLVQVGDSLRASTIRKVQTESSTGSVGSNRVRTTLTLCVEAIDFDSQACQLRVKGTNIQENEYVKMGAYHTIELEPNRQFTLAKKQWDSVVLERIEQACDPAWSADVAAVVMQEGLAHICLVTPSMTLTRAKVEVNIPRKRKGNCSQHDRALERFYEQVVQAIQRHIHFDVVKCILVASPGFVREQFCDYMFQQAVKTDNKLLLENRSKFLQVHASSGHKYSLKEALCDPTVASRLSDTKAAGEVKALDDFYKMLQHEPDRAFYGLKQVEKANEAMAIDTLLISDELFRHQDVATRSRYVRLVDSVKENAGTVRIFSSLHVSGEQLSQLTGVAAILRFPVPELSDQEDDSSSEED encoded by the exons ATGAAGCTCGTGAGGAAGAACATCGAGAAGGATAATGCAGGCCAGGTGACCCTGGTCCCCGAGGAGCCTGAGGACATGTGGCACACTTACAACCTCGTGCAAGTGGGGGACAGCCTGCGCGCCTCCACCATCCGCAAGGTACAGACCGAGTCCTCCACGGGCAGCGTGGGCAGCAATCGGGTCCGCACTACCCTCACTCTCTGCGTGGAGGCCATCGACTTCGACTCTCAAGCCTGCCAGCTGCGGGTTAAGGGGACCAACATCCAAGAGAATGAGTATGTCAAGATGGGGGCTTACCACACTATCGAGCTGGAGCCCAACCGCCAGTTCACCCTAGCCAAGAAACAGTGGGATAGTGTGGTTCTGGAGCGCATCGAGCAGGCCTGTGACCCAGCCTGGAGCGCTGATGTGGCGGCTGTGGTCATGCAGGAAGGCCTCGCCCATATCTGCTTAGTCACTCCCAGCATGACCCTCACTCGGGCCAAGGTGGAGGTGAACATCCCCAGGAAAAGGAAAGGCAATTGCTCTCAGCATGACCGGGCCTTGGAGCGGTTCTATGAACAGGTGGTCCAGGCTATCCAGCGCCACATACACTTTGATGTTGTAAAGTGCATCCTGGTGGCCAGCCCAGGATTTGTGAGGGAGCAGTTCTGCGACTACATGTTTCAACAAGCAGTGAAGACCGACAACAAACTGCTCCTGGAAAACCGGTCCAAATTTCTTCAG GTACATGCCTCCTCCGGACACAAGTACTCCCTGAAAGAGGCCCTTTGTGACCCTACTGTAGCTAGCCGCCTTTCAGACACTAAAGCTGCTGGGGAAGTCAAAGCCTTGGATGACTTCTATAAAATGTTACAACATGAACCGGATCGAGCTTTCTATGGACTCAAGCAGGTGGAGAAGGCCAATGAAGCCATGGCAATTGACACATTGCTCATCAGCGATGAGCTCTTCAGGCATCAGGATGTAGCCACACGGAGCCGGTATGTGAGGCTGGTGGACAGTGTGAAAGAGAATGCAGGCACCGTTAGGATATTCTCTAGTCTTCACGTTTCTGGGGAACAGCTCAGCCAGTTGACTGGGGTAGCTGCCATTCTCCGCTTCCCTGTTCCCGAACTCTCTGACCAAGAGGATGATTCCAGTTCTGAAGAGGATTAA